One part of the Chryseobacterium sp. 7 genome encodes these proteins:
- a CDS encoding DUF2461 domain-containing protein gives MSASISPKTFDFLKKLNKNNNRDWFNENKDLYTESQQNVVSFLDELIKEMSGFDEELAKIDSKKALFRIYRDTRFSKDKVPYKTNFGASLGMGKGSQKGGYYLHMEPGKSFLAGGIYMPESSVLKEVRKEISLYGDDFLKILNNKDFKKHFPELDQDDKLKKIPQGFEKEDPMGEYLKLKNFIVVYSLKDEEVLDKNAVKNMSKVFKLMKPFNDFLNTPFL, from the coding sequence ATGTCTGCAAGTATTTCTCCCAAAACTTTTGATTTTTTAAAAAAATTAAATAAAAATAATAACCGCGACTGGTTTAATGAAAATAAAGACCTGTACACAGAATCCCAGCAAAATGTGGTTTCATTTCTGGATGAACTGATTAAAGAGATGTCCGGTTTTGATGAAGAACTTGCTAAAATAGACAGTAAAAAAGCGTTATTCAGAATATATAGAGATACCCGTTTTTCAAAAGACAAAGTACCATACAAAACCAATTTCGGAGCTTCTCTGGGAATGGGAAAAGGCAGCCAGAAAGGAGGTTATTACCTGCATATGGAACCGGGAAAATCCTTTCTAGCCGGAGGAATCTACATGCCGGAATCTTCTGTTCTGAAAGAAGTACGTAAGGAAATTTCCTTGTACGGAGACGATTTTCTCAAAATTCTCAATAATAAAGATTTCAAAAAACATTTTCCGGAGCTTGATCAGGACGATAAACTGAAAAAGATCCCTCAGGGCTTTGAAAAAGAAGATCCCATGGGAGAATATCTGAAATTGAAGAATTTCATTGTGGTATATTCTCTGAAAGACGAGGAAGTACTGGATAAAAATGCAGTGAAAAACATGAGCAAAGTTTTCAAGCTGATGAAACCTTTCAATGATTTCCTGAATACCCCTTTTCTTTAG
- a CDS encoding DEAD/DEAH box helicase, with product MNLFTETNLSPDILKAIGELGYESPTEIQKQTIPFILSDIRDLIALAQTGTGKTAAFSLPILDMIDDTSRKIQLLVLCPTRELCLQISKDIKNYSKYMKDIKTTAVYGGSSIVEQMRSLKDKPQIIVGTPGRVIDLINRKALDFSAIHWLVLDEADEMLSMGFKDELETILSETPETKQTFLFSATMNKEVERISKNYLTKPHRISVGSINEVKKNITHEYYVVGYRQKKEALKRLIDANPNQYSIIFCRTRMETQEVADFLMQNGYAADALHGDLSQAQRDTVMKKFRLKNIDILVATDVAARGLDVNSLTHVIHFSLPDDPEVFVHRSGRTGRAGKDGISMALIKPEESRKLKQIKSATKIEINEKFIPTGEDIIKAQVGGVFEKLLTEHEDLFEFDDSLIPDLSNFTKEELVHQLLQFQLKDLALYYKDKHDLAEQKLSSRDDDYSRRDRGRDRDRDRGRDRDGRDRDRGRDRDRGGKPRRRDESMVRFFFNLGKKDHLKKLDVLDIINKATADGKSKKRAEIGDIEILEKFSFFEVEKSFKDNVLSNIQSMKFKGKDMRAEVAN from the coding sequence ATGAATTTATTTACGGAAACCAATTTAAGTCCTGATATCCTTAAGGCAATTGGCGAACTGGGCTACGAAAGCCCAACAGAAATCCAAAAACAGACTATCCCTTTTATTCTTTCAGATATTCGCGACTTGATCGCACTTGCGCAGACAGGGACAGGCAAAACAGCAGCGTTTTCGCTTCCGATTTTGGATATGATTGACGATACGAGTCGCAAAATCCAATTATTGGTGCTTTGTCCGACACGGGAATTATGTCTTCAGATTTCGAAGGACATAAAGAATTACTCTAAGTACATGAAAGACATCAAGACAACTGCGGTTTATGGTGGAAGTAGTATTGTAGAGCAAATGAGATCTTTGAAGGATAAACCACAGATTATTGTGGGAACTCCGGGTAGAGTAATTGATCTTATCAACAGAAAGGCATTAGACTTTTCTGCGATTCATTGGTTAGTATTAGACGAAGCTGATGAAATGCTTTCTATGGGATTCAAAGATGAATTGGAAACCATTCTAAGCGAAACTCCGGAAACGAAACAAACTTTCTTATTCTCTGCAACGATGAATAAAGAAGTGGAAAGAATTTCCAAAAATTACCTTACAAAGCCACACCGTATTTCAGTAGGTTCTATCAACGAAGTGAAGAAGAACATTACTCACGAATATTATGTGGTAGGATACCGTCAGAAAAAAGAAGCATTAAAAAGATTAATTGATGCTAACCCTAACCAGTATTCCATTATCTTCTGCAGAACGAGAATGGAAACTCAGGAGGTAGCTGATTTCTTGATGCAGAACGGATATGCAGCTGATGCTCTTCATGGTGATCTTTCTCAAGCGCAAAGAGATACGGTAATGAAGAAATTCAGATTGAAAAACATTGATATTCTTGTAGCGACTGACGTTGCAGCAAGAGGGTTGGATGTAAATTCTCTTACTCACGTTATTCACTTCTCTTTACCAGATGATCCTGAAGTATTCGTTCACAGAAGCGGAAGAACAGGTAGAGCTGGAAAAGATGGTATTTCTATGGCTTTAATCAAGCCTGAAGAAAGCAGAAAACTGAAACAGATCAAATCTGCAACAAAAATTGAAATTAACGAAAAATTCATTCCTACAGGTGAAGATATTATCAAAGCTCAGGTAGGTGGTGTATTCGAAAAATTATTGACAGAGCACGAAGATCTTTTCGAATTTGATGATAGCTTAATCCCGGATCTAAGCAACTTTACAAAAGAAGAATTGGTGCACCAGTTGCTACAGTTCCAGTTGAAAGACCTTGCTTTATACTACAAAGACAAGCATGATCTTGCTGAGCAGAAATTGAGCAGCAGAGATGATGATTACTCAAGAAGAGACCGTGGACGTGATAGAGATAGAGACAGAGGTCGTGACAGAGACGGTAGAGACAGAGATCGCGGAAGAGACAGAGACCGTGGTGGAAAGCCAAGAAGAAGAGATGAGAGTATGGTAAGATTCTTCTTTAATCTTGGAAAAAAAGACCATTTGAAGAAGCTTGATGTTTTAGATATTATTAACAAGGCTACTGCTGATGGAAAATCTAAGAAAAGAGCTGAAATCGGTGATATCGAAATTCTAGAAAAATTCTCTTTCTTTGAGGTTGAAAAATCGTTTAAAGACAATGTCTTGAGCAATATTCAATCAATGAAATTCAAAGGAAAAGACATGAGAGCTGAAGTAGCAAACTAA
- a CDS encoding DUF47 domain-containing protein: MGIGNIFHAFQPKDKIFFVLFEKVTENLVAMSEEFNAGIKDFDLNDDSMLKKMSDFEHKNDELTHEIFVELGKNFITPFDREDIHTLATGLDDIADYIYASTKYIFLYKSPEMKAYSDFSLLIHKACLEIQNAMKNLKGFKNMEQVKEACIKVNSIENIADDLLSNSMVELFETNDAINIIKVSSVLNYLEIVTDKAEDVANTIENIMIKYA, from the coding sequence ATGGGAATTGGTAATATTTTCCACGCTTTTCAACCAAAGGACAAAATCTTCTTCGTACTTTTCGAAAAAGTAACTGAAAATCTAGTTGCAATGTCAGAAGAATTCAACGCAGGAATCAAAGATTTCGATCTTAATGACGATTCAATGTTGAAAAAAATGAGCGACTTCGAACACAAGAATGATGAACTTACTCACGAAATTTTCGTAGAACTAGGAAAAAACTTCATTACACCTTTTGACCGTGAGGATATCCACACACTGGCAACAGGACTGGATGATATTGCAGACTATATCTACGCTTCCACAAAATATATTTTCCTATACAAATCACCTGAGATGAAGGCTTATTCAGACTTCTCTTTACTGATCCACAAAGCATGTCTTGAAATTCAGAATGCTATGAAAAACCTTAAAGGGTTCAAAAATATGGAACAGGTGAAAGAAGCTTGTATTAAAGTGAACTCTATTGAGAACATTGCTGACGATTTGCTTTCCAATTCAATGGTAGAATTATTTGAAACCAATGATGCCATCAACATTATTAAAGTTTCATCTGTATTGAATTACCTTGAAATTGTAACGGATAAAGCAGAAGATGTTGCCAATACAATTGAGAACATCATGATTAAATACGCCTAA
- a CDS encoding inorganic phosphate transporter: protein MEFPILLVVIIALALIFDYINGFHDAANSIATIVSTKVLTPFQAVLWAALWNFAAFFIAAYIIGEFKIGNTIAKTVNENFITLEVIFSGLMAAIAWNLLTWWFGIPSSSSHTLIGGFLGAALMHAFMMDYHDVAAAQPELGMWGTIKEAFNQVTHQSVVKFDKVIPIFLFIFMAPIIGMVISIIITLIIVHLYKKSNPHKADQSFKRLQLASSALFSLGHGLNDAQKVMGIIGAALIYYHVEMLHDPVYLNIPAAGRFDYFAQHYLWVPLVSFLAIGLGTMSGGWKIIKTMGTKITKVTSLEGVSAETAGAITLFITDHFGIPVSTTHTITGSIIGVGLTKRISAVRWGITVSLLWAWVLTIPISAIVAGITYLVVTFLF, encoded by the coding sequence ATGGAATTTCCGATTTTACTTGTAGTTATTATTGCGCTGGCCCTGATCTTCGATTATATCAATGGTTTTCATGATGCAGCCAACTCAATTGCAACTATAGTTTCTACAAAAGTTTTAACTCCATTCCAGGCTGTACTTTGGGCGGCGCTTTGGAACTTTGCAGCTTTCTTTATTGCTGCTTACATTATTGGAGAATTCAAAATTGGTAATACGATTGCCAAAACAGTTAATGAGAATTTTATCACCCTCGAAGTTATCTTCTCCGGTCTTATGGCAGCTATTGCCTGGAACCTTTTGACATGGTGGTTCGGGATCCCTTCTTCATCATCACACACGCTGATTGGAGGTTTCTTAGGAGCGGCTCTTATGCATGCTTTCATGATGGATTATCATGATGTGGCAGCAGCGCAGCCGGAACTTGGAATGTGGGGAACCATTAAGGAAGCTTTCAACCAGGTAACACACCAGAGTGTTGTAAAGTTTGATAAAGTAATTCCTATCTTCCTGTTCATTTTCATGGCACCGATCATAGGGATGGTTATCTCGATTATTATTACATTAATTATTGTACACCTTTATAAAAAATCAAATCCCCACAAAGCAGACCAGTCTTTCAAAAGATTACAGTTGGCTTCTTCAGCTTTATTCAGCTTAGGACACGGTTTGAATGATGCTCAGAAAGTAATGGGTATCATTGGTGCAGCACTTATCTACTACCATGTTGAAATGCTGCATGACCCTGTTTATCTGAATATTCCTGCTGCAGGACGTTTTGATTATTTTGCTCAGCATTACCTTTGGGTTCCTTTAGTTTCGTTCCTTGCAATTGGTTTAGGAACAATGAGTGGTGGTTGGAAGATCATCAAAACAATGGGTACCAAGATTACGAAAGTAACTTCATTAGAAGGAGTAAGTGCAGAAACTGCAGGTGCTATTACCTTATTCATTACAGACCACTTTGGTATTCCTGTATCTACTACACATACCATTACAGGTTCTATCATTGGAGTAGGGTTAACGAAAAGAATTTCAGCGGTAAGATGGGGAATTACAGTAAGCTTATTGTGGGCTTGGGTTCTAACCATTCCAATCTCTGCAATAGTAGCAGGAATTACCTATCTGGTAGTAACCTTCCTTTTCTAA
- a CDS encoding polyprenyl synthetase family protein, which translates to MEFLDRYQQIVADAITKYTFKDKPSELYDPMNYIISHGGKRLRPIMVLMACDMFGGDLKQAIKPALAIEFFHNFTLIHDDIMDEAPLRRNKPTIHTLHGLNVGILSGDGLMLKAYKFFEDLEPEIFKACIRIFTHTGLLLCEGQQYDINFETQKDVTFDDYIRMITYKTGVLSASSFEIGALIARADFKDAKAIFNFGKHIGIAFQIMDDYLDVFGDQAQFGKKHAGDIYENKKTVLYLLAREHATDEERKELDYWYSKKTENVDKVYGVEKIFRRTKVDEKALRLIEKHNEIGQSYLQKIDVPEEKKKPFIELANYLLRRES; encoded by the coding sequence ATGGAATTTTTAGACAGATACCAGCAGATTGTTGCAGATGCCATCACTAAATATACTTTTAAAGATAAACCTTCGGAGCTGTATGACCCGATGAACTATATTATTTCCCATGGTGGAAAACGTCTTCGTCCCATTATGGTACTGATGGCATGTGATATGTTCGGTGGAGATCTTAAGCAGGCAATCAAACCGGCATTGGCTATCGAGTTTTTCCATAATTTTACGCTGATTCATGATGATATTATGGATGAAGCTCCCTTAAGAAGAAATAAGCCTACTATTCATACTTTACACGGTCTAAACGTAGGAATTCTTTCCGGAGACGGACTGATGCTGAAAGCCTATAAGTTTTTTGAAGATCTTGAACCTGAAATCTTCAAAGCATGTATCAGAATATTTACCCATACAGGGCTTCTTCTTTGTGAAGGACAGCAGTATGATATCAATTTTGAAACTCAAAAGGACGTTACTTTTGATGATTATATCAGGATGATTACTTATAAAACAGGAGTTTTGAGTGCTTCTTCGTTTGAAATCGGAGCTTTGATTGCAAGAGCTGATTTTAAAGACGCAAAAGCTATTTTCAATTTCGGAAAACACATCGGAATCGCATTCCAGATTATGGATGATTATCTGGATGTATTTGGAGATCAGGCGCAGTTTGGGAAAAAACATGCCGGAGATATTTACGAAAACAAAAAAACAGTTCTGTACCTATTAGCAAGAGAGCATGCTACAGATGAAGAAAGAAAAGAGCTGGATTACTGGTACTCTAAAAAAACTGAAAATGTAGATAAAGTATACGGAGTAGAAAAGATTTTCAGAAGAACAAAAGTGGACGAAAAAGCATTACGTCTGATTGAAAAACATAATGAAATTGGGCAAAGCTATCTTCAGAAAATAGATGTTCCGGAAGAAAAGAAAAAGCCTTTCATTGAACTAGCCAATTATTTGTTGAGAAGAGAAAGTTAA
- a CDS encoding GSCFA domain-containing protein, whose amino-acid sequence MKFRTEVDIPASEKKIEIEDKIFSIGSCFASEMTDLLQDGQLQTLNNPFGTIFNPFSINHAINRLHDSAFYEEEELITYNEEYISLDHHTSFDTRYIHQTLDKINGAIEAGNAFLQEADWIIITYGSSFIYEFLPKKKLVANCHKIPQKFFEKRLLSHQELTSSIYQTILDLKDICKEGVQILFTVSPVRHTKDGMVENQLSKSKLITAIHESISMFEDCHYLPVYEILMDDLRDYRFYKEDMIHPSTQAVNYIFEKFGKSYFSEETQDFIKENFKIVKALEHKTSDKKDPKFIEFREKLDQRIEMQRKKVKHKIF is encoded by the coding sequence ATGAAATTCAGAACAGAAGTTGATATTCCCGCATCAGAAAAGAAGATTGAGATTGAAGATAAAATATTTTCAATAGGATCATGTTTTGCCTCTGAGATGACAGATTTACTGCAAGACGGGCAACTTCAGACCCTTAATAACCCTTTTGGGACTATTTTTAACCCTTTTTCTATCAATCATGCGATAAACAGATTACATGATTCTGCATTTTATGAGGAAGAGGAACTAATCACTTACAACGAAGAATATATTTCTTTGGATCACCACACCAGTTTTGATACCCGATATATTCATCAGACCTTAGATAAGATTAATGGAGCTATTGAAGCCGGAAATGCCTTTCTTCAGGAAGCTGACTGGATCATTATCACCTACGGATCCTCATTTATCTATGAATTTCTTCCCAAGAAAAAGCTAGTGGCGAACTGTCATAAAATTCCGCAAAAGTTTTTTGAAAAAAGACTGCTTTCCCATCAGGAATTAACGAGCTCAATTTACCAGACGATTCTGGATCTTAAAGACATTTGTAAAGAAGGAGTACAAATCCTGTTTACCGTTTCACCTGTTAGACATACAAAAGATGGGATGGTAGAAAATCAGTTAAGCAAATCCAAACTGATTACTGCTATTCACGAGTCTATTTCTATGTTTGAAGACTGCCATTATCTGCCTGTTTATGAAATTTTAATGGATGATCTTCGTGATTATCGTTTTTATAAGGAAGATATGATTCATCCAAGTACGCAAGCGGTTAATTATATTTTTGAGAAATTTGGAAAATCTTATTTTTCAGAAGAGACCCAGGATTTTATCAAAGAAAATTTTAAGATCGTTAAAGCTCTGGAACATAAAACGAGTGATAAGAAAGATCCGAAGTTTATTGAGTTCAGAGAAAAGCTGGATCAAAGAATTGAAATGCAGCGTAAAAAGGTAAAACATAAAATATTTTAA
- a CDS encoding ABC transporter permease, with protein sequence MNLSNLFRIAWKALLRNKLRAFLTMLGIIIGVASVIAMTAIGEGSKKSISDQLSSMGSNMITIRPSSNVNVSGGARIGASGLQTLRPQDADAISKGAPDVSYVSPAVQTNGQSINGPNNWPTQLQGVNKEYFSIRDWGIAEGNLFTKKDVTSSNKVCLLGQTVYTNLFPNGGDPVGSIIRFNKVPMKVIGILAPKGSNAFGQDQDDVIIAPFNTVQRRFLGITYVQTIYAASSNENTSQQATDQVSEILRKQHKLPVDGSNDDFSVRTQAELISTMSSTSQLLTVLLSAIAGISLIVGGIGIMNIMYVSVTERTKEIGLRMSIGARGKDILYQFLIEAVLISITGGILGVLLGVLSSELVTFFLSWPTFITESSIIVSFIVCAVTGVFFGYYPALKASKLDPIEALRYE encoded by the coding sequence ATGAACCTCTCAAACCTCTTCAGAATTGCCTGGAAAGCCCTTTTAAGAAACAAGCTTCGTGCATTTCTAACCATGCTCGGTATTATTATTGGTGTGGCGTCCGTAATTGCGATGACCGCTATTGGAGAAGGTTCAAAAAAAAGCATCAGCGACCAGCTTTCTTCCATGGGCTCTAATATGATTACTATACGCCCTTCCAGCAATGTGAATGTTTCCGGAGGAGCAAGAATCGGGGCTTCAGGATTACAAACGCTGAGACCTCAGGATGCAGACGCTATTTCAAAGGGAGCACCGGATGTTTCGTATGTTTCCCCTGCTGTACAAACCAACGGGCAGTCTATCAATGGGCCCAATAACTGGCCTACTCAGTTACAGGGTGTGAATAAGGAATATTTCAGCATCAGAGACTGGGGCATTGCAGAGGGTAATCTTTTTACTAAAAAAGATGTTACTTCTTCCAATAAAGTATGTCTTTTAGGCCAAACTGTTTATACAAATTTATTTCCCAATGGTGGAGATCCTGTAGGAAGCATTATCAGGTTCAATAAAGTTCCTATGAAAGTTATCGGAATTCTCGCACCGAAAGGATCTAATGCATTCGGGCAAGATCAGGATGATGTGATTATTGCTCCATTCAACACCGTTCAGAGAAGATTTTTGGGAATCACTTATGTTCAAACCATTTATGCCGCTTCTTCCAATGAAAATACTTCACAGCAGGCTACTGATCAGGTTTCAGAGATCTTGAGAAAGCAGCATAAACTGCCTGTTGACGGAAGCAATGATGATTTCAGTGTGAGAACCCAGGCAGAACTCATCTCTACCATGAGCTCCACCAGCCAGCTTTTAACCGTACTTTTGTCTGCTATTGCCGGTATTTCTCTTATTGTAGGAGGAATTGGGATCATGAATATCATGTATGTCTCTGTAACAGAAAGAACCAAAGAAATCGGTCTGAGAATGTCTATCGGTGCCAGAGGAAAGGATATCCTGTATCAGTTTCTGATTGAAGCGGTTTTAATTAGCATCACCGGAGGAATTCTCGGGGTACTTTTAGGGGTTCTGTCTTCGGAATTGGTTACTTTTTTTCTTTCGTGGCCTACATTTATTACAGAATCTTCCATTATCGTCTCCTTCATTGTCTGCGCCGTGACGGGAGTATTTTTCGGATATTATCCCGCATTGAAAGCTTCAAAACTTGACCCGATTGAAGCATTGAGATATGAATAG
- a CDS encoding efflux RND transporter periplasmic adaptor subunit, which yields MKTKNKKWLYWFVGGIIAMGAVWFFFIREKEIKIQLETVQPEMGEISNSITATGTIQPVDTVAVGTQVSGIIKNIYVDFNSTVKKGELLATLDPDLLQYQSQQIKANLQNAKSNLAYNEININRQSQLYKVGAISKADYDVATNQYNAAKAQVGSVTAQLSTANKNLSLTNIYSPIDGTVLNRNVSEGQTVASSFSTPTLFSIAKDLTKMRVRASVDEADIGNVKVGQKATFTVDAFPDETFNGEVSEVRLHPTVSSNVVNYTTIINADNSSLKLKPGMTANITIYTQVLNNIMKIPVAATSFKPDSLVIKKYKVNSPFANGKKHEKGQWKKQNKGTENKDESAVWVIAKDSTISRKK from the coding sequence ATGAAAACAAAGAATAAAAAATGGTTGTACTGGTTTGTGGGCGGCATCATTGCTATGGGTGCAGTCTGGTTTTTCTTCATCAGAGAAAAAGAAATAAAAATCCAGCTGGAAACAGTACAACCTGAAATGGGAGAAATTTCAAATTCCATTACGGCTACCGGAACCATTCAGCCTGTAGATACCGTTGCAGTGGGTACTCAGGTATCAGGGATCATTAAAAATATTTATGTTGATTTCAATTCTACTGTGAAAAAAGGTGAATTACTGGCTACTTTGGATCCGGATCTGCTTCAATATCAGTCACAGCAGATTAAGGCTAACCTGCAAAATGCAAAGAGCAACCTTGCTTACAATGAGATCAATATCAACAGGCAGTCTCAACTGTACAAAGTAGGTGCTATCAGCAAAGCGGATTATGACGTTGCCACCAATCAGTACAATGCTGCAAAAGCGCAGGTAGGTTCTGTAACAGCCCAGCTTTCCACGGCCAATAAAAACCTGTCCCTCACCAATATTTATTCTCCAATTGATGGAACGGTACTCAACAGGAATGTAAGTGAAGGACAAACTGTGGCATCAAGTTTCAGCACGCCTACCCTTTTCAGTATTGCCAAGGATCTTACCAAGATGAGGGTACGAGCCTCTGTAGATGAAGCAGATATCGGAAATGTAAAGGTAGGCCAGAAAGCCACATTTACAGTGGATGCTTTTCCGGATGAGACTTTTAACGGTGAAGTTTCGGAAGTTCGTCTTCACCCCACCGTTTCATCGAATGTGGTGAATTATACTACCATTATCAATGCAGATAATTCCAGTTTAAAACTGAAACCGGGAATGACGGCCAATATCACAATTTACACGCAGGTTTTAAACAATATCATGAAAATCCCTGTGGCTGCTACCAGCTTCAAACCAGACAGTCTGGTGATAAAAAAATACAAAGTAAATTCTCCGTTTGCCAATGGTAAAAAACATGAAAAAGGGCAATGGAAAAAACAAAATAAAGGCACTGAAAATAAAGATGAATCCGCAGTCTGGGTCATTGCAAAGGACAGCACCATTTCCCGCAAAAAATAA
- a CDS encoding ABC transporter ATP-binding protein — protein sequence MAEKILEIVDLKREFRMGEEIVHALKGITFTVERGEFVTIMGSSGSGKSTLLNIIGCLDKPSGGDYILDGVNIKNLDRDELAVLRNQKIGFVFQAYNLLPRTTAKENVELPLLYNAKVSTEERHKRAIQALTAVKLESRIDHLPNQMSGGQQQRVAIARALVNEPVMILADEATGNLDTRTSYEIMALMQDLHHQGRTIVFVTHEPDIATFSSRTVTLRDGKVIKDVKNDNIKSAREALESLPVNDDYN from the coding sequence ATGGCAGAAAAAATTCTGGAAATCGTAGATCTGAAAAGAGAGTTCAGAATGGGTGAAGAAATTGTCCATGCTCTGAAAGGCATCACATTCACGGTGGAGAGAGGCGAATTTGTGACCATTATGGGAAGCAGCGGCTCAGGAAAATCTACTTTACTGAATATTATCGGTTGTCTGGACAAACCTTCTGGCGGGGATTATATTCTGGATGGGGTAAATATTAAAAATCTTGACCGTGATGAGCTTGCTGTTCTCAGAAATCAAAAAATAGGTTTTGTATTTCAGGCTTATAATCTTCTTCCCAGAACTACCGCAAAAGAAAATGTAGAATTACCTCTTCTCTACAACGCAAAAGTATCTACAGAAGAACGCCACAAAAGAGCGATACAAGCTTTAACAGCCGTAAAACTGGAAAGTAGGATTGATCACCTTCCCAACCAAATGTCCGGAGGACAGCAACAAAGAGTTGCCATCGCCAGGGCTTTGGTAAATGAACCCGTAATGATTCTCGCAGATGAGGCCACGGGAAATCTGGATACGAGAACTTCATATGAAATCATGGCGCTTATGCAGGATCTTCATCATCAGGGACGAACCATTGTTTTTGTGACCCATGAGCCGGACATAGCCACTTTCAGCAGCAGAACTGTAACACTGCGGGACGGAAAAGTCATTAAAGATGTCAAAAATGATAATATAAAATCAGCCAGAGAAGCGCTGGAAAGCCTTCCGGTAAATGATGACTATAACTAG
- a CDS encoding TolC family protein, with protein MKRKFFFLIFSCIAIEIFAQTPNYPPAWTLENCIEYAKENNISINSLRLSKSSAQQDLLQAKEAKYPNVSGTVSQGLFALNGSDGLHMTGAQSQSIGANSSMTLYHANYIKNNEASKNLLVQMADLSVQESENNITLNITQAYLNILMNQENIISLENVLKTTQTQLKQGDQLYTAGSLSKLNYLQIQSQVAQDQYNLVAAQNNLRTNTVNLKQILQLPSNYDFQIVKPDSIIVDDQLKSLQDVQNLAQNQRPEVKYSELNVENSNTNLKMAKASIQPTLSVVGNISTNYSNGNGNYFNQLGNNFYMPIGLSLGIPIYNNRIYKTQIEKSKIAIEQANLDLQNTKTVLNQQVEQSYISLQNALSQYDSASQQMNISKQSYDIVNAQMKLGSIDYVQLQQQRLLYIQSVQNYLQAKYTAVLNKQIYEFYAGNPINLK; from the coding sequence ATGAAACGCAAATTTTTCTTTTTGATATTCTCATGCATAGCCATTGAAATATTTGCCCAAACTCCGAATTATCCGCCCGCCTGGACTCTTGAAAACTGCATTGAATATGCAAAAGAGAATAATATTTCTATTAATTCTCTCAGACTTTCAAAAAGTTCTGCCCAACAGGATCTTCTTCAGGCAAAAGAGGCAAAATATCCCAACGTAAGCGGAACGGTTTCACAGGGACTTTTTGCACTCAACGGAAGTGACGGCCTTCACATGACGGGTGCACAGTCTCAAAGCATCGGAGCTAATTCTTCCATGACGCTTTATCATGCCAACTATATTAAAAATAACGAGGCTTCAAAAAATCTTCTTGTACAAATGGCCGATCTGTCTGTACAGGAATCCGAAAACAATATCACATTGAATATCACTCAGGCCTATCTGAATATTCTGATGAATCAGGAGAATATCATTTCCCTTGAGAATGTTCTGAAGACTACCCAAACTCAATTAAAACAAGGTGATCAGCTTTATACAGCAGGAAGCCTTTCCAAATTAAATTATCTTCAGATTCAGTCTCAGGTTGCTCAGGATCAGTATAATCTGGTTGCCGCTCAAAATAATCTGCGCACGAATACGGTGAATTTAAAGCAAATTCTGCAACTGCCTTCCAATTATGATTTTCAGATTGTAAAGCCCGACAGCATTATTGTAGATGATCAATTAAAATCTTTACAGGACGTCCAGAATCTGGCACAAAACCAGCGTCCGGAAGTAAAATACAGTGAACTGAATGTAGAAAACTCAAACACGAATCTGAAAATGGCAAAAGCATCCATTCAACCCACACTAAGCGTGGTAGGCAATATTTCCACCAATTATTCCAACGGAAACGGAAATTATTTCAATCAGCTGGGAAACAACTTTTATATGCCCATCGGATTAAGTCTTGGAATTCCGATTTATAACAACAGAATTTACAAAACACAGATTGAGAAATCAAAAATAGCCATAGAACAGGCCAATCTCGATTTACAAAATACCAAAACGGTTCTGAATCAGCAGGTAGAGCAGTCTTATATCAGCCTTCAAAATGCTTTATCTCAATATGATTCTGCTTCTCAGCAAATGAATATCAGCAAACAAAGTTATGACATTGTGAATGCTCAGATGAAGCTCGGAAGCATTGATTATGTACAGCTTCAGCAACAACGACTTCTTTATATACAGTCTGTTCAGAATTATCTTCAGGCCAAATATACAGCAGTTCTCAATAAACAGATCTACGAATTTTACGCAGGTAACCCTATAAATCTAAAGTAA